Proteins encoded within one genomic window of Leptidea sinapis chromosome 7, ilLepSina1.1, whole genome shotgun sequence:
- the LOC126965325 gene encoding uncharacterized protein LOC126965325 gives MTCTLKMTERPVLWDTSNEDYKNKFNKQDAWKDVCKSLFPNFEEKENNENTKLGNSVIQRWRGIKDTFNKYEKKLKDACRSGSGSKNIKEYHLYKQLQFLRKNLQNETTSSINESENEQDNEEGISKTRYQRQPPKRKMVNNKFEDDIVKILKEPENRHISFFKGILPSFERLDDNKTLIFKSRVLQILTELHQPHGYYYPSSNYQGGYQIQHFATSQQTPLIRPQSSNIPDQIDSPSNDFSNSSILSTLSTEEYFEFS, from the exons ATGACGTGTACTTTGAAAATGACAGAGCGCCCTGTTCTTTGGGACACTAGTAATGaagattataaaaacaaattcaacAAACAAGATGCTTGGAAGGACGTGTGTAAAAGTTTATTTCCAAATTTCGAGGAAAaagaaaacaatgaaaatactaaacttg gtaaTTCAGTAATACAAAGATGGAGGGGGATTAAGGATAcctttaataaatatgaaaagaaACTCAAAGATGCATGTAGGTCAGGGTCTGGatccaaaaatataaaagaatacCATCTGTACAAACAATTACAATTTCTGAGGAAAAATTTGCAAAATGAGACCACTAGTAGTATAAATGAGTCCGAAAATGAGCAAGATAATGAAGAAGGTATATCTAAAACACGTTACCAAAGGCAACCACCAAAAAGAAAGAtggttaataataaatttgaagaTGATATTGTAAAGATTTTAAAGGAACCTGAGAATAGACACatatctttttttaaaggtattcTACCATCATTTGAAAGATTAGATGACAATAAAACACTAATCTTTAAGAGCAGAGTTCTTCAAATTTTAACAGAATTGCATCAACCTCATGGCTACTACTATCCGAGTAGCAACTACCAGGGTGGCTATCAAATTCAACATTTTGCGACATCTCAACAAACGCCACTGATACGTCCACAGTCATCTAACATACCAGATCAAATTGATTCACCCAGTAATGACTTTTCTAACTCAAGCATATTAAGCACACTTTCAACTGAAGAATACTTTGAATTTTCGTAA